From the genome of Nicotiana tabacum cultivar K326 chromosome 17, ASM71507v2, whole genome shotgun sequence:
TTGATGAATTTGTGGCAAAAAATTTTGGCGAGGAAGTTGGCCAATAGCCTTGTAAAGTAGCCCATATTTTGTAAAGATCAAATAGGTTTGATTTGACGGAGGCCATCTGACAATGCATGAAGACTATGCATCAGCATTGTATAATTGACTTGAGGCAAGTCTGGATTTACCAAAATTTTTATATGCATCAAACTGAAGCTGCATAAACTAGTGATAATGCAAGTTTGGAAACTACTACCATTGTGTGATACAATGGAGGTATTTTTGTCTCTATTACAAACTGTACCATGAGGGTAGATAAGTCTAGCAAACTTTGTTGTGGAAAATATGTTTATGAATCTTTAGCAATCATGGATGCCATAAATTACAGAAGTTCATTGGTTGGAGGCTTCTCCCAAAAATATATTTCATTGTTCTTGTTTTTATCTTCACATGTCATCCgagttttcttgttttacctTCATATGAGACCTGAATTTCGGTATGAAAGTTGCTAAGTAATATAATCTTGTACGTGTTCAATTTTCTCAAGTACTGGCATTTATAATCCCTAAAGTTAGAATGTCTAAGATCTATGTTCCTTTTCTTAAGATAAATATCATTTGGAAGTTTATCTTGTTGGTTAATCTCATATTCTTGATATTTTGCAGATGTGCAGTCTACCAGGGGGGGAATGAAGTTTTGAGGAGAGGAGTCCAAAACAATAACTTATAATTGTCATACAAAATTTTTGTGATCGACTAGATGCTTGAATTTCATTATGATTGTATTCTTTCGCCCTGGAAATTAGAAATCcttcttcctttcttttgttttatggTTTTAGAGGAAAAAAGCATTATCTTTCCCAAAAGGGTAAGCATTTTTCTGTAGTAGATATGGTAGTGTATACTAATGAAAGCAACTGTATGTACCAATGCCTTAAACTCCAGTACCTTCTCCTGTATCAATATCAAATATcatagagaatgttcttgttctcgTTCTCCTTTCCTGATGAGAATAGATTGATTCTGGGCTCCTTTGTTTTCCCCTTGTTGCTCATTTATTTTGAGTTTGCTAATTGAATCCTTTTAGTAACGAGTCTTACTGGATTACATTTTAGATTGCATCAGTCTCCTCTTAAGTGTAGAGGAGATGATATCCTATTACCAGTTAGAATTTGTATAGAAGAAAATGATTCTATAAAGATTTATTGTGTTTTACAGATCTATCTCCTGTGTTATATTTTTTAGGCTCTCGTGTGAGGACCATAGAGTTCTCGCCCACTCAACTGAGGAAATGCTGGTTCCTTGTAAAGTCAATTTTTGGCTTCTGTActggagaattttttttttttttttttttttgcagcatATGGCCTATTTTGAGGCCACTCTTTATATTTTGTTCTTAAAATTTAGTAATATATCCTCCAGCTCGCATCCACTTTTTTCTCTTATAGCTTAAAAAAAAGTCTTCGTAGCTTACCCTCGTCCCCACATCACCTCTCCTAAGTTCAGAGACATTCAATTGAGCACTTCACAATTTCACATCAAATTCGCAGCTCCTCTCTTCtttcattctctttttcttttccttctctcctTAAAATAGTGAGTTTTTCTTTTGAGGTCCTTATTAGTGTTGCACTTTGGTAAACTTAATTTCTAATGCTCCATATCAAGGGATAAGGGGTCTTTTTGGACCTTTTCTCCAAAATGAAGAGTCAAACTTTGTTTATGTTATAGTATCATGTAAAAATTACACTTTTGAAAAGTTAAAGGAGCTTGTAATCAATCTTGTATCAAATATAGCCTTATAGATTGTATAAAGCTCTTCGCTGATAAAATCCTTAGGTACAGCTCCTCAATAGGACTAAATTATGGGTCAGCCCCAAATAAGTTAGAATCGgctatatatatatctttatcgatcatattttttatttaaattcatATCAGACTAACATAAATAAAAATGACAATGAGTTGggtcaaaaaaatatataaatccCATGTTGATTACCATTATAAGTTGCGACGCCATACGATTGATGGAGATTATATAAATTTGAAAACTTAAAAGGAATATGGAGTCAATCCCATATTGAATTGGGTCAAAAGTTACGACACCATACATTGGGGCCAACTCCGCAATTAATCGAAAGTTGCTTCATTCTGATACGGTCCCTGCAAATGCGGAGCAAAACCGGATTCTCAGATTGACCGGAGAAGCAAGAAAGGTACAAACAGCACATCATCAGCCATGGGTTCCGATCCTGAAAAGTTGATCGCCAAAGCCGATAAACTGTAAAAACCTCACCTACCACCTCTATGAATTCTGTATTATCTATTTATGAGTCATTTTCTTTGTATATTTTCCAAGATTCAATTCTTGTCAGATAAATTTGTTGTTATATAAACAATTTTAAGGGTGTCTGACCAAACCTGTGTAAGAGGGTGTCTCTTTCTCTGAGTTACTCGTGTAAATATGGTATAATACACTCTCACACGCTTATACAGAACATCTACATGTAATTGTCTTAACTCTTAAGCTGTCTATAAAGGGCAtattttgttataattttaagaattGTTTATGAGAGTGGCAATGGAATGTGCTTACTTTTTTCCCGTCGTGTGATGTTTAAGCACTTGATTGAACTaagaaaatttccattttcttgaTCAGATTTTGATATTCTATTAATTATTACGCCAAGTCACCAACCAGTAAAATAGTGTTCTGATCAGAGATTGGAGCATCTTGATTACTCTTTTGATCTTTATTAACgttgatatttttattttctggAATAATATTTGGATTTGGGACTTGAAAGCAAAATTTTTAGTTAATGCGCTTGATCCGAGAGATTAGATGTAGTTATGGCGGTGCAAAATACCATATTCTGTTTCTTTGATGCAAAGTACAAAAAGAAGCCTTTGTATATTTAATCCTCATTTCTTTCCACGTTTTAAGTTTTATGTAATTATTTGTTCCCCTATCTGTATAGGACAAAATTAAGTTTTACCAGGTGGAGTAGCGATTGGAGAAGTGCTACTGTTTTATATGAGCAGGCAGGTATGTACGATATTCATATTCGAGTAAAACAAATGTTACATAAATTGGAACATTTTGAGCATGTTAATCACGTGACTGACACTATGTTCTTGCATTACAGCTAATGGATTTAGGGTTGCTAAAAGTTATGAGAAAGCAAAAGAAGCATTTGAGAAAGCTTCAAAAGGGCAAGAGATGCTTTCCTCGTATCCTTTTCCCCAATCGGTTTCTCTGAATTTTTCTTGTCGTTTGTCGATTGAGTCGGTTTTGAGATCCTTGACAAGTAAATCAGGCCTTGGGATGCTGCTAAACATATGGAGTCTGCTGCTACCATGGCGAAGGAACTAGGCAACTGGAAAGAAGTTGCTGACTTTTATAGAAGGGCCTCTGAGCTGTACAATGAATGTGGGAGGGCCCAACCTGCATCTGACGCGCTTGGAAAAGGTGCACGGTATGTCGCTGACTCATTTGGTTGCATTTATCTTTAATGCTATTGTCCTTTCATTATGTGCCAGATTCAGTGCACAAAATTATAAATCCACAACAAACTCATTGAATATTTCAGCTTTTATTCCATTTATTTTGTTTCCAATTTAGTGCAAAAAAGTGGGAGGTGGTTATTGTAAATTGCCTATTACCAGTTTACAACCCAAAAACTGTCCAAAAGTGCAGGGGTCTATGGCACAATCTATTTTATGCTATATCAATTACAATTTCTGAAATCGTTGATTTCTAAGTCTTATCTGATTACAGATTTAGAGATTCCCCGATCCTAGGGAACCCCTTGTTTAGCTCTGGAAAACGGAAGGATTGATATAGCAACCCTAACTAGTTCGAGATTGAGGTGTAGATTTGTTGAATCTGATTATACCATATCAGTGATTAACTAGTTTCTGTCAGTTGTTTGACTTGCATTTTTACAATTCCTTGAACAACATTCAGCCGTATTTTAAGTAATAATAATTGATAAACAAAGATACCTCTGCCTTGAATTCAAGTTAATTTAAAATATGTTTGTAGAAACCCGGAAGTGGGATTAAACATTGATTATTCCTTAGCGCATATTTTAACAATTGCTTCTGTATAATGTGCACTATATGGAATCCACATTCTGCCGGTTGCCTTATTCCAGTATATATCTTAAAGTGGTCAATCGACTTTAAATATCTCTCATTAGATGATTAGATCTTGACAGGATTTAGGAGAAAAGGCAAGCATGATATATTGCTAGACTGATCAGAATTAACAGAAGTGTTGAACTTACTCATTGCTGAATTAAAAAGGTTTCTAATGCTAATAtgcaaaaaatcaattaaagtgatatCCATGATTAGTCTCATGATATAATTTCAATGTTGAACAGCTAAGTACCAAATTAAGCCAAGTCTTGCTTAAAACTGAACTAGAGACCAAACTCAAGAGAAGAGGTTTTGAGTTCCATTTATGTTGATCCAACCTGTTCAACTACCTGCTTACATCAAAACTTAATTCTACTTTCCAGAAGTACAGCGAAGAAAAAATGCAGGACGAAAAGTACTGAGGAGGTACAACAGAAATCTAAGCGTGAATAAAATTCAAGCATTTCACTGTTTCAGTCAAAGCTACCATTTTTTTTACATTTTAGATGTCGCGTCATGCAATTGTTATTAAAAGTTACCACTAGGTGTCTTTCCGCCCACCATTGAAGAACTCCAGAATGGCAATTGAATAAAGTCAAGAGGAAGAACAGAATAGGGTGGACTGGGCATGGGAAATACTGGAAAGTTTGAAAGGGGTTATATAAGAACAGAAGATTGAAGAGTGAAGGCCTTGTTCTCCTGTGGAGTTGGCTGATGTCTTCTAGTGGATATCCTAAGAGGGGAGTCGAGTGTTCTAGATGTGGTGGCTTCCCGGCTTTATGTGCTAGATTGATAGTTGTGAAACCATGGATAGCGTGCGGCGACAAATAGCGACGAGAGCCTGCTTCACTGAGGCGAGCAGCGAAGCGCTCGCCTTTTTGATGTGaaatttatacaaaaaaataaaatattatatatataactaaaaattcaatagcaataatatattaattcaaaaaaattaattcaaaaattaaaaattcaaaaatccaaagTGAAGCtgtgaaaaattgaaaaacaaaaaacagagcagaaaaaagaaagaagaagagaagaagtaCTGAAGAAGCTCTCTGAACTGAAGAAAAAACAGAGCTCTTCTCAGACTATTCTGTTGAGTGCAGCAGCAGTGATAAAAAAcagagccaaaaaaaaaaaaaagaagaagagaagaagaagaagaagaaaaatgaagaaaaaacagAGCAACACAGACTCTGTTCTGTTGCAGCAGCAGTGATAAAAAACAGAgcccaaaacaaaaagaaagaagaagagaagaagaagaagaaagaaaaaaattggaCAGAGTCACAGAACAGAAActcaaagaaagaagaaaggagaagaagaaaggagaaaagaGATGAAGAGAAGCACACCTGAtgaagaaacttgaagaagaaaggaaatcgCTGGTCTGCTGTAGGTCTGCTGTCGACTTGAAGGAGAAAGAGTAAAGAAATCGCGAGCCCTAATTTTTTGTTTTAACAGATCGCTGCTGCtgccttcttcttttcttttttgcaaaaAAGCGACGCTACAGCTCGCCACACGCTACAGAGGCAGAGGCACTCCCCACTTTGAAAACGCTACGCCACACTGTAAAATAGCGATGGCAGCTCGCATCGCCTCGCCTCACGCTATTTACAACACTGTGTGAAACAAAGAAATGGGAAAAAGCGGATAATCACTGGCACAATCCGACTATGCCAGTTTTGTGTTTGGCATAAGTCTAAATTCTGTGCCTAACTGGCCCTGTTTCTGTTTCTCTTACTAACCTGTTCAATGGGAAACTCTGGTTAGGGAGGGGGTAGTTTTGGTGGATCTAACAGTTTTCTATAATATCCAGTTCTAACTGTAGATTCCTTTTATATGTTTGATACTTTTTCCTTTTGCCTGAGATTGAAACAATGTGTCGTATCTGATAAAAGGTTGTTAATGTTATAGTGCTTTAGAAGATGGTGCACCTGATGAAGCTGTTCAGTTGTATATTGAAGCCTGTGACATGCTTGAAGAGGATGGGAAGGAACAAATGGCCTTTGATCTATATCGTGATGCTACAAGGGTTTATCTGAAGCTTGAAAAGTAAGAATTACATTTAAGGCAGATATTACTTTTAGAATTTAGAAGTTGTATCTAAATGTGTATTAATCTAATGTATCTTTTGAcctctttctttttgtttctttttttaccttctaaatataaaaatattcatACCTTGTTGAGCTAAAAGGTCGGAACCAAGTTGGGAGCGACTGTGACTTTCTATATATCGGAATTTTGTTAAGTTTTAGGTCTTCCCATTGTAGACCTAAAAAAAGagctcacatctttaaatctatTAACTTTTAAGTGGACCAATTTGCACCATTTCTCCCTCCTTTTCTTCTCTCtcccctttctttctttttctaatttcttttcttcttcttcctctttttcttcttctgagctgagggtctattggaaacagcctctctacctatattaggtaggggtaaggtctgcgtacagactaccctccccagaccccacctgctgggatcaaactgggtttgttgttgttgttgttgttgttgttgtattgttttatttacgttatgtaattaatttgattagatttgggccactcggagttggatattcATGTGTTTGGTCTAGGAATAAGCATCAGACCCACACGTGAGGGACGCTATacaaaacctaaagaaaataaataaaagtgactCATTTCTAACAGTCTAAGTTTTAATTGAAGCGGTTCACACAGATTCTACCTTTAGTAAGTGATGATGACTTTGAACTCACCACATGCAGGTATGAAGACGCTGCAGGTATCCTATTAAGGTTGGCATTAGCTGCTGATAAGTGCAACGCAACACATAGCCAGTGCAAGGTTGGacagtttacttatttattttatctcaaacaaggtgggttgctctgatggtaagcaccctccacttccaaccaagaggttgtgagttcgagtcaccccaagaacaaggtggggagttcttggagggagggagccgagggtctatcggaaacaacctctctaccccagggtaagggtaaggtatgcgtacacactaccctccccagaccccactagtgggattatactgggttgttgttattgttgaacACTACTTTGACATTATCTTGTTTAATTCTTGGATAAAGAAAGTCTAGCAAAGTCCATGTTTGTTATGCCATAGCCTTTGAAACCCAGAATTTTTAGTCTGTAGTTTCCGCATTCTGAAGGAATGGTTACTACTGCAATTCTTCATTAGCTACAACTATTTGCAATGTGTTTGAACAATAATAAATGGCAGTTTTTGCTTCTTTCTCTCTCcacgatctctctctctctctctctctctctctctctctctctctctctctctctctctctctcttgccCTTTCTCCTTGCCATTCTTTTGTCCGTCAATTGCATATGTATGTAGGACCCAATGTCAGCGATATTGATGTGGCCTCTTTGGTAGTTCGTCTACCCTTGTGGCTTTCTTAATGCCTAAACTTCACATCTGCTGCTTatattttagttttcttttcttagaCATTTTTAATGAGTGATCTGTAGCCGTGTGCATTTTTCGGTTTTAACAAAAAAGCTGATATTCTTTGGATTATTTAGACAGAATTTATTCAGTTATGGGATTGGTTTCGGTTTAGAATATAGGAAATTTGGATCCTTtggtttgtttctgattttccaCATAATAATGATATAATCGAACTTATGGGCTCATATGTATTGCTAAGATTTCTATGTATGCTTTTTTCTTCCTCCCTTTTTGgtgactttctttcttttttttccctctTGCCTCTTTTTGCTGTTTTCACTTTGTCCTTGTTGGCGTTGTTACCATCATCCTCTCATTTCATCCAATTCTTCAAGCTACTGAGGAGATAGTCTTGTCTCAGGAGGATGTGATTATGGTTTCAGTTTATATGGGccttattgtattttctttttgtttcagttttctttttcttagagAATAGTAGTCCTTGGTTAACACGTGCTTGAATGTTGGAGTGGGTATCTCAGGTTCTCTGTAACGATCTGTT
Proteins encoded in this window:
- the LOC107800454 gene encoding gamma-soluble NSF attachment protein-like; translated protein: MGSDPEKLIAKADKLTKLSFTRWSSDWRSATVLYEQAANGFRVAKSYEKAKEAFEKASKGQEMLSSPWDAAKHMESAATMAKELGNWKEVADFYRRASELYNECGRAQPASDALGKGARALEDGAPDEAVQLYIEACDMLEEDGKEQMAFDLYRDATRVYLKLEKYEDAAGILLRLALAADKCNATHSQCKAYLSAIIVYLYAHDFRQAEKCYNDCCQVEVFLNSDQGRCAGKFLSAYAEGDVEDIKRVAQSSTVSNLDHTIIKIARKLPTGDVSAFKNEATKDNEEPLDEDDLT